In a single window of the Salvelinus alpinus chromosome 15, SLU_Salpinus.1, whole genome shotgun sequence genome:
- the LOC139540512 gene encoding basic proline-rich protein-like — translation MYTTSVIGFTNKCIDDVVPTVTPNRAQPSPRPSPPPTQPNRAQPSPPALPTTPWPSPRPCPPPPGQPSAQPTYPRPNPRPSPPPPSLALDPAHHPPPSALPTTPRPSPRPSPPPPGLALGPAHHPPDSPRPSPPPPGQPSAQPTTPRTALGPALPTTPRPSPRPCPPPPGQPSAQPTTPRPSPRPCPPPPGQPSAQPTTPPPRTALGPAHHPPAQPSALPTTPRPSPRPCPPPPGLALGPAHHPPPPDSPRPSPPPPSPALGPAHHPPPSAQPTTPQPSPRPCPPPPGLALGPAHHPPAQPSALPTTPRPSPRPCPPPPGQPSAQPTTPPPGQPSAQPTTPQPSPRPCPPPPGLALGPPSAQPTTPRPSPRPSPPPPPPGPSPRPSPPPPGPALGPAHQPPEPSPRPCPPPPGLALGPAHHPPDSPRPSPPPPGQPSAQPTTPRTSPRPSPPPPGLALGPAHHPPA, via the exons atgtacaccacatcagtcattggcttcaccaataagtgcatcgatgacgtcgtccccacagtgacc CCCAACCGAGCCCAGCCCAGCCCTCGGCCCAGCCCACCACCCACCCAGCCCAACcgagcccagcccagcccaccgGCACTGCCCACCACTCCCTGGCCTAGCCCTCGGCCCTGCCCACCACCCCCCGGACAGCCTTCGGCCCAGCCCACCTACCCCCGGCCTAACCCTCGGCCCAGCCCACCACCCCCCAGCCTAGCCCTCGACCCAGCCCACCACCCCCCG CCCTCGGCCCTGCCCACCACCCCCCGGCCTAGCCCTCGGCCCAGCCCACCACCCCCCGGCCTAGCCCTCGGCCCTGCCCACCACCCCCCGGACAGCCCTCGGCCCAGCCCACCACCCCCCGGACAGCCCTCGGCCCAGCCCACCACCCCCCGGACAGCCCTCGGCCCA GCCCTGCCCACCACCCCCCGGCCTAGCCCTCGGCCCTGCCCACCACCCCCCGGACAGCCCTCGGCCCAGCCCACCACCCCCCGGCCTAGCCCTCGGCCCTGCCCACCACCCCCCGGACAGCCCTCGGCCCAgcccaccaccccccccccccggacagCCCTCGGCCCAGCCCACCACCCCCCAGCCCAGCCCTCGGCCCTGCCCACCACCCCCCGGCCTAGCCCTCGGCCCTGCCCACCCCCCCCCGGCCTAGCCCTCGGCCCAgcccaccaccccccccccccggacagCCCTCGGCCCAGCCCACCACCCCCCAGCCCAGCCCTCGGCCCTGCCCACCACCCCCCG CCCTCGGCCCAGCCCACCACCCCCCAGCCCAGCCCTCGGCCCTGCCCACCACCCCCCGGCCTAGCCCTCGGTCCAGCCCACCACCCCCCAGCCCAGCCCTCGGCCCTGCCCACCACCCCCCGGCCTAGCCCTCGGCCCTGCCCACCACCCCCCGGACAGCCCTCGGCCCAgcccaccacccccccccccggaCAGCCCTCGGCCCAGCCCACCACCCCCCAGCCCAGCCCTCGGCCCTGCCCACCACCCCCCGGCCTAGCCCTCGGCCCT CCCTCGGCCCAGCCCACCACCCCCCGGCCTAGCCCTCGGCCCAgcccaccaccccccccccccggacctAGCCCTCGGCCCAGCCCACCACCCCCCGGCCCAGCCCTCGGCCCAGCCCACCAGCCCCCCGAGCCCAGCCCTCGGCCCTGCCCACCACCCCCCGGCCTAGCCCTCGGCCCTGCCCACCACCCCCCGGACAGCCCTCGGCCCAGCCCACCACCCCCCGGACAGCCCTCGGCCCAGCCCACCACCCCCCGGACTAGCCCTCGGCCCAGCCCACCACCCCCCGGCCTAGCCCTCGGCCCTGCCCACCACCCCCCGGCCTAG